The genomic window GTCGGGGCTGGTCGTGATCGCCTCGATGTAGCGGGGATTGGGCGCCGGCCGCCTCATGTTGTGGGCCAGGATCAGGCCGCCGGGCCGGACGTAGGGGAGGAGGTCCCGCAGATACGCGTCGTAGCCCTCCTTGTCCGCGTCGATGAACAGGAGGTCGATCGGCTCCTTGTTGCGGGTCGCCGTCTCGTGGGCGTCGCCCTCGACGATCGTGACGATGTCGTCCACGCCCCCGCGCCTGAAGTTCTCGCGGGCGACGGCGATCCGGCCGGGGTCGATGTCGTGCGTGTAGAGCCTGCCGCCGGTCTTCCGGAGCGCCATGGCGAACCAGAGGCCCGACTCGCCGGTGGACGTGCCCAGCTCGACCACCCGCTTCGCCCCGATGGACTCGGCGAGCTCGCGGAGGAGCCGGCCGTCGGACGTGGAGACGTTGGCGTAACGCTCGCCGCCGCGGGCCTGCTCCAGGGCGGCGAGGATGCGCCTCTCGCCGTCGTCCTTCGGCAGCATCGGCTTGCCCGGGTCGTTCGCGGAGGTCATCTCCCCCGGTCCGCCGGGGCCGCCACGCATGCCTCGGCCGGGGCCGCGGGGCAGCTCATCGGCCGTCAGCCTGCCGTCCTTGTTGGCGTCATGCTCCCGGAGCTTCGCGGCCGCCGCGTCGATCTCGGCCGGCGAGAGGACGCCGTCGCGGTCGGAGTCGAAGGCCTGGAGCAGCGGATTGCCGGGCCCTCCGCGCCCGGGCTGTCCGGCCTGCTCCTGGGCCGTCGGGGCCAGGATGGCGGCCCCGATCATCGCGGCGATCGCGAATGCCGTGCGGTTC from Aquisphaera giovannonii includes these protein-coding regions:
- a CDS encoding class I SAM-dependent methyltransferase, whose product is MNRTAFAIAAMIGAAILAPTAQEQAGQPGRGGPGNPLLQAFDSDRDGVLSPAEIDAAAAKLREHDANKDGRLTADELPRGPGRGMRGGPGGPGEMTSANDPGKPMLPKDDGERRILAALEQARGGERYANVSTSDGRLLRELAESIGAKRVVELGTSTGESGLWFAMALRKTGGRLYTHDIDPGRIAVARENFRRGGVDDIVTIVEGDAHETATRNKEPIDLLFIDADKEGYDAYLRDLLPYVRPGGLILAHNMRRPAPNPRYIEAITTSPDLDTTFVLMDGAGISITLKKH